From the genome of Perca fluviatilis chromosome 1, GENO_Pfluv_1.0, whole genome shotgun sequence, one region includes:
- the LOC120563814 gene encoding E3 ubiquitin-protein ligase TRIM21-like: MAAANYLQSEDKFLCSICLDVFTDPVTILCGHNFCKNCINEHWNTNDQYLCPMCNKVFNTKPELHVNTLLSEMVAQFRQSAQQKASSSSSEQQVSKPGEVPCDVCTGTKLKALKSCLVCLVSYCETHLESHLTTAGLKRHQLIDPVENLEGRMCTKHDKPLELFCKTDQTCVCMLCTVLDHKMHDVVPLKEEYEGKKAKLGKTEAEILQMIQKRRLKIQEIKHSVDLSEEDADREIAEGVQVFTSLKESVERGLNELINTIKEKQKTTEKQAETFIKELEQEISELMKRSTEVEQLSRSEDHLHLLQSVQSLNTNHPTPTKDWTEVNVCPSYEGTVVKAVAQLEETLSEERKKLLAESELKRVQQYAVDVTLDADTAYPQLILSNDGKQVCVGDVRKNLPNNLKRFSKCACVLGNQSLSSGRFYFEVQVKGKTRWDLGVARESINRKGQIKLSPEDGFWTIVLRNGNEYKALAGPSVLLSLKSPPQKVGVFVDYEEGLVSFYDVDAAALIYSFTGCSFTEKLFPYFSPSINDGGKNSASLIISPVRVN, translated from the coding sequence ATGGCTGCTGCAAACTATCTGCAATCTGAAGATAagtttctgtgctccatctgtctggatgtgttcactgatccTGTCACCATACTATGTGGTCACAACTTCTGCAAGAACTGCATCAATGAACACTGGAATACTAATGACCAGTACCTGTGTCCGATGTGTAACAAGGTTTTCAACACAAAACCTGAGCTGCACGTCAACACTTTGCTTTCTGAGATGGTTGCTCAGTTCAGACAGTCAGCTCAacagaaagccagcagcagcagctcagagcaacaagtgtccaaaccaggagaagttccctgtgacgtctgcactggaaccaaactgaaggccctgaagtcctgcctggtgtgtctggtcTCCTACTGTGAGACTCACCTGGAGTCTCATCTGACAACGGCAGGtctgaaaagacatcagctgatcgACCCTGTGGAGAACCTGGAAGGCAGGATGTGTACGAAGCACGATAAAcctctggagctgttctgtaagactgaccagacatgtgtctgcatgctctgcACTGTTTTAGACCACAAGATGCATGATGTTGTTCCTCTGAAAGAAGAATATGAAGGAAAGAAGGCCAAGCTGGGGAAGACAGAGGCTGAAATTCtgcagatgatccagaagagacgaCTGAAGATTCAGGAGATCAAACACTCAGTCGACCTTagtgaggaagatgcagacagagagatagcagaaggtgttcaggtcttcacttctctgaaggagtctgttgagagaggcctgaatgagctcatcaacacgatcaaagagaagcagaaaacaacagaaaaacaggccgaaactttcatcaaagagctggaacaggaaatctctgagctgatgaagagaagcactgaggtggagcagctctcacgctctgaagaccacctccatcttctccagagtGTCCAGTCCCTTAACACCAACCACCCTACACCCACCAAGGACTGGACAGAGGTCAACGTCTGTCCATCATATGAGGGGACTGTGGTGAAAGCTGTGGCtcagctggaggagacactCAGTGAAGAGAGGAAGAAGCTGCTCGCTGAGTCCGAGCTGAAGAGGGTccagcagtatgcagtggatgtgactcttGATGCTGATACAGCATATCCTCAACTCATCCTGTCTAATGATGGGAAACAAGTATGTGTTGGTGATGTGAGGAAGAATCTCCCAAACAACCTAAAGAGATTTTCTAAGTGTGCTTGTGTTTTGGGAAACCAGAGTTTATCTTCAGGCAGATTTTACTTTGAGGTTCAAGTTAAAGGAAAGACTAGATGGGATTTAGGAGTGGCCAGAGAGTCGATCAACAGGAAGGGACAAATCAAACTAAGTCCTGAGGATGGTTTCTGGACTATAGTGTTGAGAAATGGAAATGAGTACAAAGCTCTAGCTGGCCCTTcagtccttctctctctgaagtctcctcctcagaaggtgggggtgtttgtggattatgaggagggtctggtctccttttatgacgtagatgctgcagctcttatctactcctttactggctgctccttcactgagaaactcttcccATACTTCAGTCCCAGTATTAATGATGGTGGTAAAAACTCTGCCTctctgatcatctctcctgtcagagtaaactaa